Proteins from a genomic interval of Pseudoalteromonas sp. MEBiC 03607:
- a CDS encoding DUF3019 domain-containing protein: protein MIKRLYLALLLLCFFFSSLCLSEEFSNQPFFKVSPTVCVTEAKQKACEFKIQVHFRIAPFDELCLEVTQRPQYTQCYTQNGLIVEQLNIKTKHPLTIKLVNPLSNQIVKKQLLSIANYEAKDYRIKRRFGWSL, encoded by the coding sequence ATGATCAAACGATTATATTTGGCATTGCTGCTTTTGTGTTTCTTTTTTTCGTCGCTGTGTTTGAGTGAAGAGTTTTCTAATCAGCCTTTTTTTAAAGTATCTCCCACCGTTTGTGTCACTGAAGCAAAACAAAAAGCATGTGAATTCAAAATACAAGTTCATTTTCGCATCGCCCCTTTTGATGAGTTATGTTTAGAAGTAACTCAACGCCCTCAGTACACCCAGTGCTACACACAAAATGGCCTAATTGTTGAACAGCTTAATATTAAAACAAAGCACCCACTGACTATTAAATTAGTAAACCCATTGAGCAATCAGATTGTAAAAAAACAACTACTTTCAATAGCAAATTACGAAGCTAAAGATTACCGCATAAAACGGCGTTTTGGCTGGAGTTTATAA